In Arcobacter sp. CECT 8983, the DNA window TTTTCATAGGGAATATTACTATAAATTGCAAATAGCTTTATAAATAACTCTTTTTTATTTTTATCTAAATATCTTGAATCAATTGAGGCTTTATATATTTTTTTAGAACTTGTAATTTTAAAGTTATCAGCACTAATTATTTCACCTCTAACTGAAAGCTCCTTTTTTGAAGTTTCTAGTCTAGGTAAATCTCTTTCATTATTAATTGTAAAATATACTGAAGTAATTAATATAATAATTAAAAAAAGTATGAAAAAAAATAGAATTACAATTTTCTTAATTTTGTTATCATTATCGTTAAGTTTTGAAGACATATTTATCCATAATATAATATAATAGCGAATGCATTCTAACAAAAATCAAATTAAAAATAATAGAGTTTATCAAGCTGATTATGTACTATTTCTACTTGTTTCACTACTTATTATTACAAGTATCATATTCTCATACTCTTTAAGCGTGTATACAGTACAGTATTATGAGTATAGTCAATTTCATTTTTTTATAAGACAACTATTTGTTGGAGTTGTTTCTATTCTTGTAATGTGGGTATTTTCTTTATTAAGTCCAGATAAAATTGTAAATAAACTTGGAATGTTTTTATTTATATCATTTTTTATACTTATGGCAATAATGCCTTTTTTACCATCTTCTTTAGTAACTGCATCAGGTGGAGCTAATAGATGGATTAGATTACCTGGATTTTCCTTATCTCCTGTAGAATTTTTTAAAATAGGATTTATATATTTTCTTTCTTGGTCATTTCATAGAAGATTAATTGAAATACCAAAAAAAATTACACTTAAAGAAGAGTTTATTCTTCTACTACCATACTTTTTTAGTTTTATTATTATTGTCTTTATAATTGCATTTTTACAAAAGGATTTAGGACAAGTTGTATTGCTTGGTGGAATTTTGTTTATTCTTTTAATCTTTGCAAATAGATCATATAAAGTTTTTGTTACATTAGGTTTAGTAGGATTATTGGCTCTTGTTGGATTAATTCTTGCAGCACCACATAGAATACAAAGAATTTTCTCTTGGTGGGCAATGGTACAAGATGGAATTCTTATGGTTTTACCTTCATGGGCAGATAAATATTTAAGAATTGAAGATTTGCCAGAACCTTATCAAGTTTCCCATTCATTAAATGCAATGAATAATGGTGGTTTTTTTGGGCAAGGTATAGGACTAGGAGATATAAAGCTTGGTTTTTTATCTGAAGTGCATACGGACTTTGTTTTAGCAGGAGTTACAGAAGAAATAGGTTTTATAGGTTTAGTATTTATAACTGCTATTATGTTTTTAATAGTGCTTAGAATCTTTAAGATAAGTGGAAGAGTAGAGAATAAGATTTATCATCTATTTACTATTGGTGTAGCATTGATGATTATAATTGCATTTTTAATAAACTCTTATGGAATATCAGGGATGATTCCAATAAAAGGTATTGCTGTTCCACTTTTATCTTATGGTGGTTCTTCAATGTTATCAATGGCAATAGCTATTGGTATGGTATTATCTATTAGCAAATCAGTCGATATGAAAAAAAAGGTTAAATAATGAAAAAAAGTGTAGTAGTTACTGGTGGCGGAACTGGTGGACACTTAAAAGTAGCAGATGCTTTTATTGAAGAGTTTCATAAAAGAGGCTATAAGGTTATATTTATAGGTTCTGCAAATGGACAAGATCCTAATTGGTTTGAAGATGATAAAAGATTAAAAAAAGCAATATTTTTAGACACTAGAGGAGTTGTAAATAAAAATATATTTGGGAAAATCCAATCTTTAATGCAAATAGTTTCTCAAGTAAATAAGTGTAGAGCAATCTTTCAAAAATTTAAAGTATCTACAGTAGTTAGTGTAGGTGGTTTTTCAGCTGCACCTGCAACCTTAGCAGCTATTACAACAGTAGATTGTTATTTATTTATTCATGAGCAAAACTCAGTTATGGGTAAATTAAATGAAAAAACTGCACGATTTGCCTCAGAAGTTTACTCATCATTTTTAGTAGATTCTCCAATAAAAGATTATCCTGTTAGTGAAGAGTTCTTTGATAATGCAAGAATAAGAGATGAGTTAAAAACAGTTATTTTTTTAGGTGGTTCACAAGGGGCAAAAGCTATTAATGATTTTGCACTTAGTGTTGCTAAGGACTTAAAAAAATTAAATCTAAAAATTATTCATCAAACAGGTAAAAATGATTTTGATAGAGTAGAAAAAGAGTATAAAAAATTAGGAATAGAAGCTGATGTTTTTGCTTTTAGTGATGATTTAGCTTTAAAAATGGGTAAAGCAGATTTTGCAGTAAGTCGTTCAGGTGCTTCAACTTTATGGGAACTATGTGCAAACTCTTTACCTACGCTTTTTATCCCTTTTCCTTATGCAGCAAAAGATCATCAATATACAAATGCTAAATTTTTAGAAGATAAAGGTTTATGCTATGTATTAAGAGAAAATGAACTAAGCTCTGAGAAATTTATGAATATTTTAAAAAAAGATAATTATAGTATAAGTAAAAAGTTAGTTGACTCTATAAAGTATAATGCTATAGAGTCAATCGTTGATGATATGTTAGGCAAAGCTTAAAAGTAAAATACCAAAAACTATTCTATAGATTCCAAAGGCAACAAAAGTGAAGTTTTCTAGGAATTTTAAGAATAGTTTTATTGCTACAAATGCAACTAAGAATGATACTATAAAACCTATTGCAAGATTTATAAAGTTTCCTGCAATAAATAGTTCTTCATGATGTTTTAAAAGATCATATCCTGTTGTTGCACACATTACTGGAAATGCAAGTAAAAAAGAGAATTCAGCACTTGCTTTTCTATTTAACCCAACAAGCATAGCTCCTATAATAGAAGAACCTGCCCTTGATGTTCCAGGAATTAGTGCAAAAATTTGAGCAAGACCTATATATAGTGATTGTTTAAAAGAAATATCTTCTACATCAGAGGTTATATGTTTTGATTCATCATAAAACTTTTCTACAATTAAAAAAACAATACCACCGATTATAAACATCCAAGCAACTATTTGTATAGAAAACATTGCTTTTACTTGGTCTGAAAAAATAAAACCAATAGTTGCAATAGGTAAAAAAGCTATAAGAACTTTAGTCCAAAGATTAATATGGGAAAAAGTAAACTTTGAAGGATAGTTTAATACAACTGCTAAAATAGCAGCAAATTGAATAATTACTTCATATGCTTTATTTACATTTGTTTGATCTATTCCTAAAAATTCGCTTGCAACAATTAAGTGCCCAGTTGAAGAAATAGGCAAAAACTCCGTTAACCCTTCAATAATTCCTAAAATAAGTGAATCATATATTGTCATTATAAACTCTTTGTTAGTTGTAAAAATTTTTTGATGGCTCTTTTCTCTTTTATTCCAATATCATAATCTATCTTTTTCAGATATTCTGTTATTGCCTTTTTAGGAATGCCACTTCTTTTTGAATAACTTTCTAATATATATTGTGGAATATATATTTTTCTTTTATCAAATCTTTTTGTAACTTTTTTTAAGTACTTTTTATTTTTGTTAAAACATAAGGTTGCAAAAACAAAAGGTAAATTATATTTGTCTTGCCAAGCAAGAGCTAAATCGATAAAATCTTTATCCTTACTATCATGAAAATATTTTAAGGCTTTATCTCCAATTAAAACTTTCCCTTTTAATCCTAATACTTTAGCTAGAGCATTAGAAGTTTCACTTTGATAGTCTTCTTTTTCTTCTCCTGGAATCAAAATAACAGATTGTACATCAGCTCTTGCAATAATTCCAAAATCTAATCTTTTTTCACCCCTTGAAGCAATTGATGAGATAAAAGCAGAATCTACTTTTCTTTTTTTAAACTTTTTATTGATCACTGAAGGGTAAGATTTTTTGTACTCTATGATAGCTTTAACTTGATTGGACTTTATGTTTCTTTTTATATAAACATGAAATGGTAGTAAATTTATAAAATCTATTTTAGCAAATAACATTGATTTAGGTCATCCTAACTTAAATTAAATTTGATATAATACATAATATTTAGTAAATAAGGGGTTAAATATGGTTAAAGTAGAATTTCTTGGCCCAATAAATAAAGAAGCATTAAATGTTGAAATTTCTAATTTAAATGAGTTAAGTACATTATTAAAAGAAGATCAAGATGTTTCTAAGTGGTTAGAGACATGTGCAGTTGCTGTAAATGATACATTAGTTGCATCAAAAGATGTTGCTTTAAGTGATGGAGATAAAGTTTCATTATTGCCTCCTGTATGTGGTGGATGATTAATTAAATAAAAAGTGAATAAAGAATAATGAATAATAAAAAACTACAATTATTTGATGGAAAACTACCTGTTGAAGATATAACTAATGCTTGGTATGATGAATTTAAAAATTCTAACTATGGAGCAATTATAACTTTTGTTGGTGTTGTTAGAGATGAAAACTCAATTGATGGATTAAGTTTTGATATATATGAACCAATCTTAAACTCTTGGTTTGATTCATGGCAAGAAAAAGCAAATGAAAAAAATGCAATAGTTTTAATGGCTCACTCAAAGGGTGATGTTTTAAATCATGAAAGTTCATATATTGCAGCTGTTTGTTCTCCTAAAAGAAGAGTAGCTTTAGAGATGATTGATGAATTTGTAGAAGATTTTAAAGCACAAGCTCCAATCTGGAAATATGATATTATTGATGGAAAAAGAGTTTATGCAGAAGATAGAAGTACAAAAATTCAAGGTTCAGGTATTTTAAATTGAGTATCATAAAACAAAGAATTGATTTACATAATCATACTTCTTTATGCAATCATGCAAATGGAACTACAGAAGAGTATATAAAAAGAGCAATAGAAATTGGAATTGATGTTTTTGGTTTTTCAGACCATGCTCCTATGCCTTTTGATCCAAAATATAGAATGGATATATCTCAAAAAGAGTTTTATGAAAATGATGTAAAGTTCTTACAAAATAAATATAAAGATAAAATTGAGATACTTCTTGCTTACGAAGTAGATTTTATGCAAGATAAAAATCTTATGTTAGATGAAATTTTAAAAGCTGATGTTGATTATTTAATAGGTTCAGTACACTTTATTCAAGAAAAAAACAATAATCTTTGGGGCTTTGATAATCCTGAATTTATAGGTAAATATAAAGAGAAAAATATTGATGATATTTGGGCTGATTACTTTTCTGCAATTGAAGAACTTGCAAAATCAAGACTATTTGATATGGTAGGACATTTAGATTTAATAAAAGTATTTAAGTATCTTCCTAATAAAGATATCAAAATGATTGCAAAAAAAGCTATGCTAGAAATAAAAAAAGCAAATATGGTTTTAGAAATAAATGCAGCAGGATTAAGAAAACCAATAGCTCAGACTTATCCTTCAAAAGAGTTACTTGAATTAGCTTATGAACTTGATATTCCTATCGCTTTCTCTTCAGATGCACATGAGATAGAGCAAATAGGCTTTAAATATGATGAGGTAACTAAACTAGCAAAGGATATTGGTTATACAACTTGTATAAAATTTAAGTCTAGAGAAAAAATAGTAGTTAAATTTTAAACAAAATATATAGTTATTTGAATATAAAAAATATTACATTGTATATTTTTTATACAGTTTATTTATCTTAGATTTTTTTTATTTAGCTACAATAATTCATAACAATTTCAAGGAGTAATTATAATGGGAAAATTTGTTAACAACACTGAAGAGTTTTTCAAATTTTGTGAAGAGAATGAAGTTAAATTTGTTGACTTTAGATTCTCTGATCTTAAGGGTATGTGGCATCATTTAACTTATATGATGAATGCAGTTAGTGCAGATCAATTAGAAGGTGGTATGCCTTTTGATGGTTCATCTGTTGATGCATGGCAACCAATTAATAAATCAGATATGATTTTAAAGCCAGATGTAGAGACTGCTTTCTTAGATCCATTTACTGCTGATTCAACAATAATCGTATTTTGTGATGTTTATGATATTTATAAAGGTCAAATGTATGAAAAATGCCCAAGATCAATTGCTAAAAAATCATTAGAACATTTAGCTGACGCTGGAATTGGTGATGTTGCATATTTTGGACCTGAAAATGAATTCTTTATTTTTGATGATGTAAAAATTAGAGATGACATTAATGAGTCTTATTATAGAGTAGATTCAGAAGAGGGTTGTTGGTCAGATGATACTGATTATGAAATGGGTAATATGGGACACAGACCAAGAACTAAAGGTGGATACTTCCCAGTACAACCAACAGATTCAATGGTTGACTTAAGAGCTGAGATGATGCAAATCTTAGAGCAAGTTGGATTAGAAGTTGTTCTTGGACACCATGAAGTTGCTCAAGCACAAGGTGAAATCGGTATTGTATTTGGAGATTTAATTGAAGCAGCTGACAACGTACAAAAATACAAATATGTTGTAAAAATGGTAGCTCATTTAAATGGTAAATCAGCTACATTTATGCCAAAACCTTTATTTGGTGACAACGGAAACGGTATGCACGTTCACCAATCAATCTGGAAAGATGGTAAAAACTTATTCTATAAAGAAGGTGAGTACGGAAACCTTTCTGAAATGGCAAGACACTATGTAGGTGGTATCTTCAAACACGCTAGAGCAGTTGCTGCGTTTACTAACCCATCAACAAACTCTTATAAAAGATTAATCCCAGGATTTGAAGCTCCTTCAATCTTAACTTACTCTTCTCAAAATAGATCTGCATCTTGTAGAATTCCTTATGGAGCAGGAGAAAAAGCAACAAGAATCGAAATGAGATTCCCAGATTCAACTGCTTGTCCATATTTAGCATTTGCTGCAATGTTAATGGCTGGTCTTGATGGTATTGCAAACAAAATTGAACCTATTGGTCCAATGGATGAAGATTTATTCGAAATGCCATTAGATGAAATTAGAGAAAGAAAAATTCCTCAAATGCCTCATACATTAAGAGGTTCATTAGAAGCATTAATTAGAGATAATGACTTCTTAAAACCAGTATTTACACAAGATATGATTGATACATATCAACACTATAAATTTGAAACTCAAGTTTGGCCTGATGAAGCTAGACCAACAGCATTCGAATTTAAATCAACTTATTCTTGTTAATAAGAAGATAAATATAAATAAAAAAGGTAAGCTTTTTAAGCTTACCTTTTTTTATGCCTAATTTTTATTTATTATAAGTTTAGAATTGAATATTTTGTTGTTGTGAATTATTATTTGTAGGAATTGAATCTAATTCTGGTAAAGGTGATTTATCTGTATAATACTCTTTTCTACCATTAATAATTGAAGTTTTAACTCCCTCAGGTTTTTTGAATTCTCTTTCTATCTCTGGATGAATTTGAATATATTCTTTATAAAAATGTCCAAATGCAGGACCTGCTGTTGTTCCTCCAGTTTCACTTCTTCTCATAGGAGTATTATTATCTTTCCCAAAATAAACAACTGTTTGAATAGTAGGAGAGAAACCACAGAACCAAGCATCTATATTATCATTAGTAGTTCCTGTTTTACCCGCTAGCTGGATGCCTTTCACCTTAGCTTTTCTTCCTGTACCTCTTTCAACAGTATCATACATTATTGATTTAGTTAAAAAAACTTGCTCAGGAGAACTAATATATTTATATTCTGGTTCAAATGTCATTGTTTCATTTTTTAAATTTGTAATTGAGTTAATTAAATATGGTTCAACTTGTGTTCCATCATTAGATAGTAGTGAAAAGGCTTTACTTAAATTTAAAGGTGAAATTGAAAAAGAACCAAGAGTAATTGATAGGTCTCTTGGAATATTTGTTATTCCATATGATTTTAAGCCTTTGTACATTTCATTAATTCCAACATCGGTAACTAAATTAATAGTAGCAAGGTTTCTTGATTTCATAAGAGCTTCTCTTAATGTGATAACACCTTTAAAAGTACCTCCATAGTTTTTTGGTTTCCATTTTTTCTCTTCTTCTCCAACTTTATACTCATATGTTCTTCCGATATCTGCTACTTGTGAAGCAGGAGAGTATCCTAATTCTATAGCAGTATGATATAAAAATGGTTTTACAGCAGAACCTGGTTGTCTTTCACTTTGTACAGCTCTATTAAAGTTTGATTCTTTGTAATTTATTCCTCCAACAAGGGCAAGAATTTTTCCAGTACTATTTTCTATAGAAACAAGTGCACCGTTTAAAGTATCAATAAAATATCCCTCTTCTACAGGTTCTCCATTTAAGTCAACATTGTTTGCAGAATTTTTTTGAAGCCATGCATCCCTTGCTAAAATTTTGTCATATGCAACTTTTAAAGACTCTCTACCAATTCTTTGAGCTTCTAAATCAATTGTTAAGTTAACAGTATATCCACCTGTTTTAATATCAGGGATATCTTTCTTTAAAAGTTTTAATGCATAATCTATAATATAAGGAGCTTTATTTAAAGTAAGTGTATCATCATAAACAGTTGGAATATAGTTTATTGCTTCTTTATATTGAGTCTCGTTTATCCAACCTAATTTATGCATTCTACTTACAACTTGGTTAGCTCTTGTAAGTGAATATTTTAAGTTTCTTGTTGGATCATAAAAACTTGGAGCTTTTGGAAGCCCAACTAAGATTGCAATTTCTTTAAGATTTAGTTCATATAAATCTTTTCTAAAATAACCTTTAGCTGCAGTTCTAATTCCATAATACCCATGTCCAAAATATACTTCATTCAGATATCTTTCTAAAATTTGTTCTTTTGTTAAGATAGTTTCTAGTCTTATTGAAAGAAGTGCCTCTTTAATTTTTCTAATAAGTTTTTTTTCTCTAGTAAGAACAATACTTTTAACTAACTGTTGAGTAAGTGTACTTGCTCCTTCAACATATCCCATGGCTTTAATATTTTTAATCATTGCTCTTGAAATTGCATCTGGATTTACACCTGAATGTTCAAAAAATTGTGTATCTTCAATAGCAACTAATGCTTCAACAACTCTTGCAGGAATATTGTCATAATCTACATACAGTCTATGCTTTTTATCAAAAATATTTGCAATAAGTTTTCCATTTTTATCATAAAACTGTGTAGTTACGTTTGGTTTATAATTTACAATTGCATCAATATCATGTCTAATTTCTGAATATAAATGTAGTAACCAACCAGAAATTGCAATTCCTACAAATACAATAAAAGCAAAAAAATATTTAATCATACTATTTCCTAAATTCTTTATTTTTAAATGTTGAGTTTATTAACTTTTTCGTATATTCCTCTTTAGGATTAGTTAATACCTCTTTAGTTAAACCTTGTTCAACAATAGCTCCATCTTTTATGATAATAAGCTCCTCACATAAGTTTTTTATAGATTCAATATCATGGGTAACAAAAAGAATAAGCAAATTTAATTTTTCACTTATGTCTTTTATTAAATTAAGTATTGTTTCTTTTGATGTTTCATCTAAAGCTGTAGTTGGTTCATCTAATAATAATAGTTTAGCATTATTAGATAAAGCAATAGCTATAACAACTCTTTGAAGTTGTCCTCCACTTAACTCTTTTGGAAAACGATTAAGAAGAGAAATTTCTAATCCTACTAACTTTAAAAGCTCTTTTTTTCTATTCTCCTCACAAAAGAATTGATCCTTAATTTTTGTCATAGGCGATAAAGAAGTAAAAGGATTTTGAGGAATAAAACCTATTGTTTTATAGTTGATATCAAAGTTAGAAGATATTTTTTTTTCACAAGACAAAGTAGAGGGAAGTAAATTTAATATAGCTTTTAAAGTAAGAGATTTTCCACTTCCACTTTGTCCTATTAATGCTGTAGAGTTTTTTATAGAAAAACTAATATCTACTAATTTCTTATTATCTACTTTTATGAGTAGTTTTTTGATATCTACAGCTTTAGACATAATTAAACTAGAGCCTCATCCATTTCTTTTGGAATATCAAGATTCATAAGTTTAAGTATAGTTGGAGCAATATTATTTAAACTTCCTGTTTTTACTTTTTTTACATTATCTGCCATAACAAAACAATATACATCCCCAACAGTGTGATTTGTTAAAGTTTTACCTGTTTCATCTTTCATCATTTCACAGTTTCCATGATCACTTGTTAAAACAACACTATATTCAAGCTCTTTTGCTTTTTCAAAGATAGCTCCAAGTTCTTTATCAACAGCTTCAACAGCTTTTACTCCAGCTTCATAAATGCCAGTATGACCAACCATATCTCCATTTGCAAAATTCACAACAATAAAGTCAGTTTCATTATCCATTGCTCTTTGAACTTCAATACTTACTTCAGGTGCACTCATTTCAGGTTTTAAATCATAAGTTGCAACATCAGGTGATGGAATTAAAACTCTACTTTCATTTAATACAGGTTCTTCAACTCCTCCATTAAAAAAGAAAGTTACGTGTGCATATTTTTCTGTTTCTGCTGTGTGTACTTGAGAAAGTCCTGCATTTGAAATAACTTCTGCTAAAGTATTTTTTGGAGTCTCTTTTGGAAATAGTATTGGAAGAGGTAAGTTTTTATCATATTGTGTCATTGTTGCAATATTTAAATTACCTTCAAACTTATCAAATTCACTAAATTGTTTATTTGCTAAAGCTGTTGAGATTTCTCTCATTCTATCAGATCTAAAGTTGCAGAAAATCAAACCATCATTTTCTTTTAATCCTTCGTATCCTTCAAAAGCAGTAGGTTCAATGAACTCATCATATATATCTTCTTTATATGAATTCTCAACATACTCTAAAATATTTGAAGATATATTTGGAGTTGCAAAAGCTACTACGTCATGACCTTTTTTAACTCTTTCCCATCTATTATCTCTATCCATAGTATAATATCTTCCAGCAATAGTAGCAATTTTAATATCTTCATCACAAATATCTATAAGTTGTTTGATATATTTATTTACACAATTTGGTGCAACATCTCTTCCATCTGTAATCACATGAATAAATACTTTTTTATTTTTATCTTTTGCAATTTTTGCTAATGCAATTATGTGTTTGATATGAGAGTGAACACCACCATCACTAATTAGACCTAAAAGATGAATATTATTAGATTTATCAATTGTTGTTTTTAGAGTTTCATTATCTTTTAATGTATTATTTTCTATAGCCATATTTATTTTTACTAAATCTTGGTATAAAACTCTTCCACTTCCTATTGTCATGTGTCCTACTTCAGAATTACCCATTTGTCCATTAGGTAATCCTACATGGTCTCCGTAAGTATGAATTAATGAGTAAGGAATATTTTTAAATAAGTAGTCATATGTTGGTGTAGAGGCATTTGTAAATGCATTAAATTTGTCTGATTCATTGTGCCCAATTCCATCAGTAATTATTAATATTGCTTTTTTCGTCATAATATAACCTTAGTAAAATTATTAAGTTAAGTTTTAGTATAATCTCGCGATTATATCAAAACTTTCTACTATCTTCGCTGAAGTATAATCTTATAAATAAGACTAAAAAGTTTTGAAGAATTCGGGATAATTTCCCACTAATTAAGGTTTCAATTTGTTTTATTGGTTTTATAGACACTTAGACATAAATATTTTTCAATATATCTCAGTTCGTGCAGGTCTTGCATTTTTTATATCATTTTTTCTTACAATGTATTTGTTACCAAAATTTGTAAGGTGGGCTAAATCAAAGAAAGCCTCACAGCCTATTTATGAATATGCTCCTAACTCTCATCAAGAAAAAGCTGGAACACCAACTATGGGTGGAGTAGTATTTATTTTTTCAACTATTATTGCAACATTATTAACTGTAAAGCTTAATAATTTTTATGTAGTTGGTTCTTTATTAACACTTGGGCTTTTCTCTTTAATTGGAATGAAAGATGATTTTTCAAAGATTGCAAAAAATGCAAATAATGAAGGATTGTCTTCAAGGGCAAAATTAATTTTACAATTTATAGCTGCCTTGATAGTAGCCGGGGTATTAATAACTTATAATCACACAACAACACTATATACACCTTTTTATAAATATCCTTTATTTGATATGGGAATATTTGCATTAGTTTTTTGGATATTAGTAATGGTTGCTGCATCAAATGCGGTAAATTTAACTGATGGTTTAGATGGTTTAGCAACAGTACCCTCTGTAATGGGACTATTTACTTTATCTGCAATTGTATATGTAAGTGGACATGCAATTTTTTCTTCATATTTATTATTACCTAATATTAAAACATCAGGAGAATTAGCAATTGTAGGAACAGCAATGATTGGCTCTTTAATTGCCT includes these proteins:
- the mraY gene encoding phospho-N-acetylmuramoyl-pentapeptide-transferase, yielding MFYWFYRHLDINIFQYISVRAGLAFFISFFLTMYLLPKFVRWAKSKKASQPIYEYAPNSHQEKAGTPTMGGVVFIFSTIIATLLTVKLNNFYVVGSLLTLGLFSLIGMKDDFSKIAKNANNEGLSSRAKLILQFIAALIVAGVLITYNHTTTLYTPFYKYPLFDMGIFALVFWILVMVAASNAVNLTDGLDGLATVPSVMGLFTLSAIVYVSGHAIFSSYLLLPNIKTSGELAIVGTAMIGSLIAFLWYNCHPAQVFMGDSGSLPIGAFMGYMAIVCKSEILLIVIGFIFVIETVSVILQVGSYKLRQKRVFLMAPIHHHFEEKGWKENKIIVRFWIISFMANLVALMSLKIR
- the gpmI gene encoding 2,3-bisphosphoglycerate-independent phosphoglycerate mutase — its product is MTKKAILIITDGIGHNESDKFNAFTNASTPTYDYLFKNIPYSLIHTYGDHVGLPNGQMGNSEVGHMTIGSGRVLYQDLVKINMAIENNTLKDNETLKTTIDKSNNIHLLGLISDGGVHSHIKHIIALAKIAKDKNKKVFIHVITDGRDVAPNCVNKYIKQLIDICDEDIKIATIAGRYYTMDRDNRWERVKKGHDVVAFATPNISSNILEYVENSYKEDIYDEFIEPTAFEGYEGLKENDGLIFCNFRSDRMREISTALANKQFSEFDKFEGNLNIATMTQYDKNLPLPILFPKETPKNTLAEVISNAGLSQVHTAETEKYAHVTFFFNGGVEEPVLNESRVLIPSPDVATYDLKPEMSAPEVSIEVQRAMDNETDFIVVNFANGDMVGHTGIYEAGVKAVEAVDKELGAIFEKAKELEYSVVLTSDHGNCEMMKDETGKTLTNHTVGDVYCFVMADNVKKVKTGSLNNIAPTILKLMNLDIPKEMDEALV